One genomic region from Natranaerobius trueperi encodes:
- a CDS encoding M20 family metallopeptidase: MNNQSIKQQIISDIDKRREQLENISDYIYNNPEMGHKEEKAVSLLTNKLEQESFKVEKELAGLKTAFRASYGSNKDDMPVIGILAEYDALPEGHACGHNLIAGMSFGAAVAISKFKDKIPGRIEIYGAPAEETDGAKVTLVESGVFDHLDTAIMAHPGPKNVTEVSSLAIDAIEFTFYGRSAHASSAPQQGINALDAVIGLFNNINALRQQVTDDVRIHGIITEGGTAPNIIPKKTVARFYVRARKRDHLNKVVKQVLNCAKGAATATGCTLEHNNFEFSFDNLKPNNVLSSTFKSNLELLGEKVYQPPSSSGSTDMGNVSHVTPAIHPNISIGSNIAPHTEEFLQASGSEKGKDCMILGAKAIALTAYDLLTDTGMIEKVKSEFNSK; this comes from the coding sequence ATGAATAATCAATCTATAAAGCAACAAATCATCTCTGATATTGATAAAAGAAGAGAACAGTTAGAAAACATCTCTGACTATATCTATAATAATCCAGAGATGGGACATAAAGAGGAAAAGGCTGTATCTTTACTAACCAACAAACTAGAACAAGAAAGTTTTAAAGTTGAAAAAGAATTAGCTGGACTTAAAACAGCTTTTAGAGCTTCTTATGGATCTAATAAAGATGATATGCCCGTAATAGGGATTCTAGCTGAATACGATGCATTGCCAGAAGGCCATGCGTGTGGACATAATTTAATAGCTGGAATGAGCTTTGGTGCGGCTGTTGCAATCAGTAAGTTCAAAGATAAAATACCTGGTAGAATAGAAATCTATGGTGCACCTGCAGAAGAGACAGATGGAGCTAAAGTCACTTTAGTAGAAAGTGGTGTCTTTGACCATTTAGATACAGCAATCATGGCTCATCCTGGTCCAAAAAATGTTACTGAAGTTTCTTCTCTAGCAATTGACGCTATCGAATTTACATTCTATGGTAGATCAGCTCACGCTTCATCTGCACCCCAGCAGGGAATAAATGCTTTAGATGCTGTAATAGGCTTATTTAATAATATAAATGCTTTAAGACAACAGGTAACAGATGATGTCAGAATCCATGGAATTATAACTGAGGGTGGAACAGCACCAAATATTATCCCTAAAAAAACTGTAGCTAGATTCTATGTTAGAGCAAGAAAAAGAGATCATTTAAATAAAGTTGTTAAACAAGTATTAAATTGTGCAAAAGGAGCTGCAACTGCAACTGGTTGTACACTAGAACATAATAACTTTGAATTTTCTTTTGACAATTTAAAACCAAATAATGTATTGTCAAGCACTTTCAAATCAAATTTAGAATTACTAGGAGAAAAAGTATACCAACCACCTTCTAGTTCTGGATCTACAGATATGGGGAATGTTAGTCATGTAACCCCTGCTATACATCCAAATATTAGTATTGGATCCAATATTGCACCTCACACTGAAGAATTCTTACAAGCTTCTGGTTCAGAAAAAGGTAAAGATTGTATGATTTTAGGAGCTAAAGCAATTGCACTAACTGCTTATGATCTTTTAACTGATACAGGAATGATTGAAAAAGTTAAGTCCGAGTTCAATTCGAAATAA
- a CDS encoding CDIF630_02480 family spore surface protein: MREGKLYKRYRPVEKHDTAAWANIRGLKEISQVTLPEDIEVENAKEWVDGNQK; this comes from the coding sequence ATGCGTGAAGGAAAATTATATAAAAGATATAGACCAGTAGAAAAACATGACACAGCTGCTTGGGCTAACATTAGAGGTTTAAAAGAAATATCTCAAGTCACGTTACCTGAAGATATTGAAGTAGAAAATGCTAAAGAGTGGGTTGATGGTAACCAAAAGTAA
- the selB gene encoding selenocysteine-specific translation elongation factor, with protein MHLVVGTAGHVDHGKTKLIEKLTGKDTDRLQEEKDRGISVDLGFAPFTMPSGGVAGVVDVPGHEKFIHNMLAGIAGIDLVLLVIDVNEGIMPQTKEHLAIMELLEIKSGIVVLTKVDQAEEEWIDLMEEEVRESLAGTFLDNEPVIRTSVVSEEGIDDLKEAIDDKSQDISPKDEDGPIRMPIDRSFKISGFGTVVTGTLVSGTINKDDELEVVPSNTKTRARSLQVHGKSVEKAVAGQRVAINVPNVTSENLERGYVLSQPNYFQEVSKCDVKISMLEDTTWELKNGTPIHLHVGAGETIARVYFYGQKKLEPGESSYAQLRLEKPLAIFRKDKFIIRSYSPVTTIGGGFVLEHNATKKPLNSKQTIERLKTLEIGDPKQIVNQIIQKNGVITINELKKETGIIGENLTKILDELIEEKEVKLVENYVISSEKRKVLKDQITNMIIDYHKIYPLRDGKPKAEVISWLKEFGLDEKASILVLEEIYNEENIDNQNDYIFMEDFIPSPNNKQQYYIDSILKLYDENEFKPPQLNEISTQLKIEDNELKEIIDYLIRKGDVIKITEGYYISSHILEKAIELLKTHFENNSTISIGEWRDILDTSRKYALPLLEYFDRIRLTKRDGDIRVLLNKKD; from the coding sequence ATGCACCTTGTTGTTGGTACAGCAGGACACGTAGATCATGGAAAAACAAAATTAATTGAAAAGTTAACTGGGAAAGATACTGATAGACTACAAGAAGAAAAGGATAGAGGCATTTCTGTTGATTTAGGTTTCGCTCCTTTTACCATGCCTAGTGGGGGAGTAGCAGGTGTTGTTGATGTACCGGGCCATGAAAAGTTTATACATAATATGTTAGCTGGTATTGCTGGTATTGATCTGGTTTTACTTGTGATTGATGTTAATGAAGGAATTATGCCTCAAACTAAAGAGCACTTAGCAATAATGGAATTACTAGAAATAAAGTCAGGTATAGTTGTTCTTACAAAAGTAGATCAAGCAGAGGAAGAATGGATTGATTTAATGGAAGAAGAAGTTCGAGAAAGTTTGGCTGGTACATTTCTAGATAATGAACCAGTAATTAGAACTTCAGTAGTTTCTGAAGAAGGTATTGACGACTTAAAAGAGGCTATTGATGATAAATCACAGGACATATCACCTAAAGATGAGGATGGTCCTATACGTATGCCTATTGATAGGTCGTTTAAAATATCTGGCTTTGGGACAGTTGTAACAGGTACACTTGTTTCTGGAACCATTAATAAAGATGACGAATTAGAGGTTGTACCAAGTAATACAAAAACTAGGGCAAGGTCATTACAAGTACATGGAAAATCAGTTGAAAAGGCAGTTGCAGGACAACGTGTTGCTATAAATGTTCCAAATGTAACATCAGAAAACTTAGAGCGAGGTTACGTATTATCTCAACCAAATTACTTTCAAGAAGTATCTAAATGTGATGTTAAAATTTCAATGTTAGAAGATACTACATGGGAGCTTAAAAACGGTACTCCTATTCATCTACATGTAGGAGCAGGTGAAACAATAGCTAGAGTTTATTTCTATGGACAAAAAAAGTTAGAGCCAGGTGAAAGTTCTTATGCTCAGCTCAGACTAGAAAAACCCCTTGCAATCTTTAGAAAAGATAAGTTCATAATTAGATCCTATTCTCCTGTAACAACTATTGGAGGAGGGTTTGTATTAGAACATAATGCAACTAAAAAGCCTCTAAACTCAAAACAAACGATTGAAAGGTTAAAAACGTTAGAAATTGGTGATCCAAAACAGATAGTAAATCAAATTATACAAAAAAATGGAGTTATAACAATAAATGAGCTAAAAAAAGAAACTGGAATAATTGGTGAAAATCTAACAAAAATATTGGATGAATTAATTGAAGAAAAGGAAGTCAAATTAGTAGAAAACTATGTAATAAGTAGCGAAAAGCGAAAAGTACTAAAAGATCAGATTACTAATATGATTATAGATTACCATAAAATTTATCCACTACGAGATGGAAAACCAAAAGCTGAGGTTATTAGTTGGTTGAAAGAGTTCGGCTTAGACGAAAAAGCAAGTATACTAGTATTAGAGGAAATATATAATGAAGAAAATATAGATAACCAAAATGATTATATTTTTATGGAAGATTTCATTCCTTCGCCAAATAATAAGCAGCAGTATTATATTGATAGTATACTAAAGTTATATGATGAAAATGAATTTAAACCACCTCAACTAAATGAAATCAGTACTCAATTAAAAATAGAAGATAACGAGTTAAAAGAGATCATAGATTATTTGATCAGAAAAGGTGATGTAATAAAAATTACAGAAGGGTATTATATATCAAGTCATATTCTAGAAAAGGCGATAGAATTATTGAAAACGCACTTTGAAAATAATTCTACCATTTCAATAGGTGAATGGAGAGATATTCTTGATACTTCTAGAAAATACGCACTACCTCTTTTAGAATATTTTGATCGTATAAGATTAACAAAAAGAGATGGTGATATTAGGGTACTCTTAAATAAAAAAGATTAA
- a CDS encoding NAD(P)/FAD-dependent oxidoreductase translates to MSKENSILDIAIIGCGPAGLSAALNAKARKKESIIFGNEVCSPKLQKAPHLHNYLGVVDIDGKEFQKRAERQVTDAGIKILRNKVDNIFQKENGFEIVIKDQTYTSKTVILATGVAQGHVLPGEEDLVGKGVSYCGTCDAPLFSNKTVAIIAEEKEGIQEAELLSDICKKVYYLKEHEGEVSLADNVEVIKEKPKAILGNNKVTHLQLINNRLECDGIFIVRDTVPASHLVQGLETEGSAIKVNRDMSTNIKGLYAAGDITGWPYQLGKAVGEGQIAALNAIDYISS, encoded by the coding sequence ATGAGTAAAGAAAACTCTATTTTAGATATAGCTATTATCGGTTGTGGTCCTGCTGGTCTTTCTGCTGCACTAAATGCAAAAGCTCGTAAAAAAGAAAGTATAATCTTTGGAAACGAAGTGTGTAGTCCAAAACTTCAAAAGGCGCCACATTTACATAATTATTTAGGTGTCGTAGATATTGATGGTAAAGAATTTCAAAAAAGAGCTGAAAGACAAGTGACAGATGCTGGTATTAAAATTTTAAGAAATAAAGTTGATAATATATTTCAAAAAGAAAATGGTTTTGAAATTGTCATAAAAGATCAAACGTATACTTCTAAAACTGTAATCTTAGCGACTGGAGTAGCTCAAGGACATGTTTTACCTGGAGAAGAGGATCTAGTAGGAAAAGGAGTTAGTTATTGTGGTACCTGTGATGCGCCATTGTTTTCAAACAAGACAGTTGCTATAATCGCTGAAGAAAAAGAAGGAATACAAGAAGCTGAGCTGCTTTCAGATATTTGTAAAAAGGTGTATTATCTAAAAGAACATGAAGGAGAGGTAAGTTTAGCGGACAATGTTGAAGTTATTAAAGAAAAGCCTAAGGCTATTCTTGGAAATAATAAAGTAACTCACCTTCAACTTATTAACAATAGGTTAGAATGTGATGGTATTTTTATAGTTAGAGACACAGTTCCTGCTAGCCATTTAGTTCAAGGTTTAGAAACTGAAGGATCAGCAATAAAGGTAAACAGAGATATGAGCACAAACATAAAAGGACTTTATGCTGCGGGTGATATAACAGGTTGGCCATATCAGTTAGGTAAAGCTGTAGGGGAAGGACAAATAGCAGCACTTAATGCCATTGACTATATCTCGTCGTAA
- a CDS encoding F420-0--gamma-glutamyl ligase, translating to MQKQNKIEVVDNEKDLVKDIDGKTYCRIPIKTHFVKVNENYIDLVKKYVYPTYLEGDILIGSEKVLALCQGDVIFKDDLQITPLAKFLSKFATKNPAGPAMDNVYKMQTAINLVGRARIITAAFLGAVGKLLGISGLFYKVAGKGVRNIDGFCVVGFDYYSDKGILAPTNPKLACEKVKEQLGIDCVIVDANDINIEILGKNKENAYSNELIKRIIIDNPAGQGVEMTPFIIIRKKDLQKEYDSKSIV from the coding sequence ATGCAAAAACAGAATAAAATTGAAGTAGTAGATAATGAGAAGGACCTTGTGAAAGATATTGATGGAAAAACTTATTGTCGGATTCCAATAAAAACTCATTTTGTAAAAGTTAATGAAAATTATATTGATTTGGTAAAAAAATATGTTTATCCAACCTACTTAGAAGGAGATATACTGATAGGTTCAGAAAAGGTATTAGCTTTATGTCAAGGTGATGTTATTTTTAAAGATGATCTACAAATAACACCCCTTGCTAAATTCTTATCTAAATTTGCTACTAAAAACCCAGCCGGGCCAGCAATGGATAATGTTTATAAGATGCAAACAGCAATTAATTTAGTTGGTCGAGCTAGAATTATAACTGCAGCATTTTTGGGCGCTGTTGGTAAATTGTTGGGTATTAGTGGCCTTTTTTACAAAGTAGCTGGTAAAGGTGTTCGAAATATTGATGGATTTTGTGTAGTAGGTTTTGATTATTATAGCGATAAAGGTATTTTGGCTCCAACAAATCCAAAATTAGCGTGTGAAAAGGTTAAAGAACAATTAGGTATTGATTGTGTGATAGTTGATGCAAATGATATTAACATAGAAATTTTAGGTAAAAATAAAGAAAATGCTTATTCAAATGAGTTAATTAAAAGAATTATAATAGATAACCCAGCAGGTCAAGGAGTTGAAATGACACCATTTATAATAATCCGAAAAAAAGATTTACAAAAAGAATATGACTCTAAATCTATTGTATGA
- a CDS encoding glycerophosphodiester phosphodiesterase family protein, which yields MTHIYNIAHRGAISLAPENTLAAFSRALDVGADGFELDVQLTKDGVPVVIHDETVNRTTNATGYIKDFSFHDLANLDAGSWFSNEFKYETIPSLKNVLETFCNESIIINIELKNDVFSYLGIEKKVVDLVEKFDILDKVIISSFNYCSLFYTKKINPHVKLGLLYDQNTKNNLFNKNFNFDTLHINKNSIKSEDENFNATKNKIIAWTVNSKTNMKELTNYDIYGIITDYPEILSQLQMYK from the coding sequence ATGACACACATATATAACATTGCTCACCGAGGGGCTATTTCATTAGCCCCTGAAAATACTCTTGCAGCTTTTTCGAGGGCATTAGATGTTGGAGCTGATGGTTTTGAATTAGATGTACAATTAACAAAAGACGGAGTACCTGTAGTTATTCATGATGAAACTGTTAATAGAACTACTAATGCTACAGGATACATTAAAGATTTTAGTTTTCATGACTTAGCTAACCTAGATGCTGGTAGTTGGTTTTCTAATGAGTTTAAATATGAGACTATACCGTCTTTAAAGAATGTGTTAGAGACTTTTTGTAACGAATCTATTATTATTAATATTGAATTAAAAAATGACGTCTTTAGTTATTTAGGAATTGAAAAAAAAGTAGTTGATTTAGTTGAAAAATTCGACATACTAGATAAAGTTATTATTTCATCTTTTAACTACTGTAGTCTTTTCTATACAAAAAAAATAAATCCCCATGTAAAACTTGGATTACTATATGATCAAAACACTAAAAATAATTTATTTAATAAAAATTTTAACTTTGATACGCTACACATTAATAAAAACTCTATTAAATCTGAAGACGAAAACTTTAATGCTACAAAAAATAAAATTATAGCTTGGACTGTTAATTCAAAAACTAACATGAAAGAATTAACGAACTACGATATCTATGGAATTATAACTGATTACCCAGAAATTTTATCACAACTCCAAATGTATAAATAA
- a CDS encoding copper ion binding protein yields the protein MSCCGNDKIVFNVKGMSCSHCKMAIENTLKSKEGIKNIEVDLDTGKVAISFDKSKITKEHLKAVITDTGYEVA from the coding sequence ATGTCTTGTTGTGGAAACGATAAAATTGTTTTTAATGTTAAGGGAATGAGCTGTTCTCATTGCAAAATGGCTATTGAAAATACTCTGAAAAGCAAAGAAGGAATTAAAAACATTGAAGTTGATCTCGATACTGGTAAAGTAGCAATTTCTTTTGATAAATCTAAAATTACAAAAGAACATTTAAAAGCAGTTATAACAGATACAGGTTATGAAGTAGCCTAA
- a CDS encoding oligopeptide/dipeptide ABC transporter ATP-binding protein: protein MYAGQIVEDTDVYSLFKNPKHPYTRGLLESTPTLDSRKELTSIEVQYLPW, encoded by the coding sequence ATGTATGCTGGTCAAATAGTAGAAGATACAGATGTATATTCATTATTTAAAAATCCCAAACATCCTTATACCCGAGGCTTACTTGAGAGTACTCCTACTTTAGATTCACGGAAAGAATTAACAAGCATTGAGGTACAGTACCTACCCTGGTAA
- a CDS encoding helix-hairpin-helix domain-containing protein: MTKLNRKQYTIFAIIIVFVLSWFIYNFWLNDSANELVISDLEGESKNQILEETISNDKNETEDEKNTQKVVVYISGAVSTPGVFTLPEGSRVYQGIEMAGGKNEDALTEFLNLAALLQDGMHIHIPSEGEDMDQVNDDINMTFYQEENSLINVNTANNNLLESLPGIGTVRAQNIIDYRENNGIFSTTDQIMEVNGIGQGIFSEIKELITVN; the protein is encoded by the coding sequence TAATAGTTTTTGTTTTGAGTTGGTTTATCTATAATTTCTGGTTAAATGATTCAGCTAATGAATTAGTTATTTCGGATTTAGAAGGTGAAAGTAAAAATCAAATTTTAGAAGAGACAATATCTAATGACAAAAATGAAACCGAAGATGAAAAAAATACTCAAAAAGTTGTAGTATATATTTCAGGTGCTGTATCTACTCCAGGTGTTTTTACATTACCTGAGGGTAGTAGAGTTTATCAAGGCATTGAAATGGCAGGCGGTAAGAACGAAGATGCATTAACAGAATTTTTAAACTTAGCGGCACTTTTACAAGATGGCATGCATATACATATACCAAGTGAAGGAGAAGATATGGATCAAGTAAATGATGATATAAATATGACTTTTTATCAAGAAGAAAATTCACTTATTAATGTAAATACAGCTAATAATAATCTACTCGAGTCATTACCTGGTATCGGAACTGTGAGAGCCCAAAATATTATAGACTATCGAGAAAATAATGGAATTTTTTCTACTACTGATCAAATTATGGAAGTAAACGGCATAGGTCAAGGTATTTTTAGTGAAATTAAAGAATTAATTACTGTAAATTGA
- the selD gene encoding selenide, water dikinase SelD, protein MTKEEICKLTSLSSKAGUAAKISPSDLNNALSRLAVERPDPSMLVGMESSDDAGVYKLSEETALVQTIDFFTPVVDDPYTFGQIAAANALSDIYAMGAKPLTCMNLVGFPIGKLDSNVLDEILRGGHDKVIEAEATLIGGHSIEDQEPKYGLSVTGTVNPQNVWTNSGAKPGDRLIMTKPLGTGIITTAIKKSEVEKEHEESAIEAMAKLNSDAMEVLLEYSVSACTDITGFGLLGHAYELAKGSEVDIVLWNESIPLLPGVKEYAEKGLIPGGSKKNLSFFDPVCNFDEKITEAERLILADAITSGGLLISVAENEVSQIKERLQKAGCLAFSEVGKVMEKSDSAKLIIN, encoded by the coding sequence TTGACCAAAGAAGAAATATGTAAATTAACTTCATTAAGTTCAAAAGCTGGATGAGCAGCAAAAATAAGTCCGTCGGACTTAAATAATGCTTTATCAAGATTAGCTGTAGAAAGACCAGATCCAAGCATGTTAGTAGGCATGGAAAGTTCAGATGATGCCGGCGTATATAAGTTAAGTGAAGAAACCGCACTGGTACAAACTATAGATTTTTTTACACCTGTTGTTGACGATCCATATACCTTCGGGCAAATAGCAGCAGCAAATGCATTGAGTGATATTTATGCAATGGGAGCAAAACCTTTGACATGTATGAATTTGGTAGGATTTCCTATTGGTAAACTAGATAGCAATGTTCTCGACGAAATTTTGCGAGGAGGTCATGATAAAGTAATAGAAGCTGAAGCGACTTTAATTGGGGGTCATTCTATAGAAGATCAAGAACCTAAATATGGACTATCAGTGACTGGTACAGTTAACCCACAAAACGTTTGGACAAATAGTGGGGCAAAACCAGGGGATAGATTAATTATGACTAAACCTTTAGGTACTGGAATTATAACTACGGCAATAAAGAAAAGTGAAGTTGAAAAAGAACATGAAGAATCAGCTATAGAAGCGATGGCAAAGTTAAATTCAGATGCTATGGAAGTATTACTTGAATACTCTGTTTCAGCATGTACAGATATAACAGGATTTGGTCTACTAGGTCATGCTTATGAATTAGCAAAAGGTAGTGAAGTGGATATAGTACTTTGGAATGAAAGTATTCCACTACTACCAGGTGTAAAGGAATATGCTGAAAAAGGACTCATTCCAGGTGGATCAAAGAAAAACTTATCATTTTTTGATCCTGTCTGTAACTTTGATGAAAAAATTACAGAAGCTGAAAGACTAATTTTAGCTGATGCAATTACATCAGGCGGACTATTAATTAGTGTGGCAGAAAATGAGGTAAGCCAAATTAAAGAAAGATTACAAAAAGCAGGTTGTTTGGCTTTTAGTGAAGTAGGAAAAGTGATGGAGAAATCTGATAGTGCTAAACTAATTATCAATTAA